In one window of Maribacter sp. BPC-D8 DNA:
- a CDS encoding RagB/SusD family nutrient uptake outer membrane protein, which translates to MKTTKIIFSMFTLFTAMVIINGCSENDLELVNPNGLSPETFFKTEAQVQSSVNAAYANLQTRGLYSRHMFFSQDNMSHENDGNPQLEADKRQYLDFSFDSSHGPIADYWESCYRGINKANFVIGNEEAINEIEEATMSNATKQKFLGEAKFLRALYNFLLVTRFGDMPLITEIPTTTEGIAKSPASEVYALIISDLQAASTSLLNKSNEDNGRATKGAAIALLGKVYLFLGEHSLALAEFNKLSGYSLEPNYFDNFTEETEHGVESIFEIEYDDALGAGAKWNSSVTGAGPNEATFRGQEYGFNDWFNVFPSDDLLDEFEAGDARYADSFYSVGDTFGGGTVTAEMLTAGDERRAGWKKYQNYYKDANEDQESGINFKYLRYADVLLMMAECENEVGTQDDAVDLINEVRERASLTDLPNGLSKAAVFEAIVHERKVELAGEQVRYNDILRWNLVSTELAGTNFQVGKNELWPIPDREITSNENVSAADQNPGF; encoded by the coding sequence ATGAAAACAACAAAAATAATTTTTTCAATGTTTACGCTCTTCACCGCCATGGTGATCATAAACGGGTGTAGTGAAAATGACCTGGAGCTAGTCAATCCTAACGGATTGTCTCCAGAGACATTTTTCAAGACAGAAGCTCAGGTGCAGTCATCGGTAAATGCTGCATATGCAAACTTGCAGACCAGAGGTCTGTACTCTAGGCACATGTTCTTCTCACAAGATAATATGTCTCATGAGAATGATGGGAACCCTCAACTAGAGGCTGATAAAAGACAGTATTTAGACTTCTCTTTTGATTCTAGTCACGGACCAATTGCCGATTACTGGGAAAGTTGCTATAGAGGTATCAATAAAGCGAATTTTGTTATTGGTAACGAAGAAGCGATCAACGAAATTGAAGAAGCGACAATGAGCAATGCTACCAAACAAAAGTTTTTGGGCGAGGCCAAATTTTTACGTGCGCTATACAACTTCCTATTGGTTACCAGGTTTGGTGATATGCCTTTGATTACAGAAATACCGACCACCACAGAAGGTATCGCCAAATCGCCTGCATCAGAAGTCTATGCATTGATTATTTCAGATCTACAAGCTGCTTCTACAAGCTTATTGAATAAAAGCAATGAAGATAACGGTAGAGCTACCAAAGGTGCCGCAATCGCCCTATTAGGTAAAGTATATCTGTTTTTAGGAGAGCATTCCTTGGCCTTGGCCGAGTTCAATAAACTATCTGGGTACTCATTGGAGCCTAACTATTTTGACAACTTCACAGAAGAAACGGAACATGGTGTAGAATCTATATTTGAAATCGAATATGACGATGCTCTCGGGGCAGGTGCAAAATGGAACTCATCCGTTACAGGTGCAGGTCCGAACGAAGCGACTTTTAGAGGTCAGGAATATGGCTTTAACGATTGGTTCAATGTTTTTCCTTCAGATGATCTTTTAGATGAGTTCGAAGCTGGCGACGCTAGATATGCCGATAGCTTTTATTCTGTTGGCGACACCTTCGGTGGTGGCACGGTAACCGCAGAAATGCTAACAGCAGGAGATGAGAGACGCGCAGGCTGGAAAAAGTATCAGAACTACTACAAAGATGCCAATGAAGATCAAGAGTCCGGTATCAACTTTAAATACTTACGTTATGCCGATGTTCTTTTAATGATGGCCGAATGTGAAAATGAGGTAGGTACGCAAGATGATGCCGTAGACCTTATCAATGAAGTTCGTGAAAGAGCTAGTCTTACCGACCTGCCAAACGGACTTTCTAAAGCTGCAGTTTTTGAAGCTATCGTTCATGAAAGAAAAGTTGAATTAGCTGGTGAGCAAGTTCGTTACAACGATATTTTAAGATGGAACTTAGTATCTACCGAATTAGCGGGTACTAATTTTCAAGTTGGTAAAAACGAATTATGGCCAATACCGGATAGAGAAATAACCTCTAATGAAAATGTATCGGCTGCAGACCAGAACCCTGGTTTTTAA
- a CDS encoding polysaccharide deacetylase family protein codes for MKIKNTAPLFVFLLLVITSHGQDNFILEEATTPRFNLTDKIWAQNIGDASVSLWNDDKLSAFSITIDDNYEKDIPFWIEQQKKFSFNFTWFVITEAEEKYNVKNWTLFNELAKTGNAIQGHDDRNWYEDKTKGIDFPSLKEYNDRLNRTKTKIEEHIENQECLTYAYPWGEGNENEASKHFIASRGVIGRLNTANQINFKQVRSISNPHIYQNDSTRNHYILPLLNKTSTLENKNYYRGWGSTHFHEVSTKESQIKTVEFLNYLKEKEDKLWIGTFPDIAKYAQEYATHSINVNSVSETQIHITLKDEMRDDIYNYPLTVKVRLANNWVSLSTTQNGNEIESEIIQYNSNKYALVKAVPDNGEILLKKGNL; via the coding sequence ATGAAAATCAAAAATACAGCACCGCTATTTGTCTTTTTATTACTTGTAATAACATCTCATGGTCAAGATAATTTTATTCTTGAAGAAGCAACTACACCTAGATTCAATCTAACCGATAAAATTTGGGCACAAAATATTGGCGATGCATCTGTTTCTCTATGGAATGATGATAAACTAAGTGCGTTTAGCATTACCATTGACGATAACTATGAAAAGGATATTCCTTTTTGGATCGAACAACAGAAAAAATTCTCATTTAATTTCACATGGTTCGTTATAACAGAAGCTGAAGAAAAATACAATGTAAAGAATTGGACATTATTCAATGAGCTTGCAAAAACAGGAAATGCTATTCAAGGTCATGATGATAGAAACTGGTATGAAGACAAAACCAAAGGCATTGATTTCCCTTCTTTAAAAGAGTACAATGACAGATTAAATCGAACAAAAACAAAAATTGAAGAGCATATTGAAAATCAAGAATGCTTGACGTACGCATACCCTTGGGGTGAAGGCAATGAAAATGAAGCTAGTAAGCACTTTATAGCTAGCAGAGGGGTTATTGGCAGGTTGAACACTGCAAATCAAATTAATTTCAAACAAGTAAGAAGTATTTCAAATCCCCATATTTATCAAAACGACAGTACGCGCAACCATTATATTTTACCGCTCTTAAACAAGACATCAACATTAGAGAATAAAAATTATTACAGAGGTTGGGGCAGCACTCATTTTCATGAAGTCTCTACTAAAGAATCTCAAATCAAAACAGTAGAATTTCTCAATTACCTAAAAGAAAAAGAGGATAAGTTATGGATAGGAACCTTTCCTGATATTGCAAAATATGCTCAAGAATATGCAACACATTCTATTAATGTAAATTCCGTTTCTGAAACTCAAATTCATATCACATTAAAAGATGAAATGAGAGATGATATTTACAACTACCCATTAACTGTAAAAGTTCGTTTAGCGAATAATTGGGTATCGCTATCTACAACCCAGAACGGAAACGAAATCGAAAGTGAAATCATACAATACAATAGCAACAAATATGCTTTGGTAAAAGCTGTACCCGACAACGGCGAAATATTATTGAAGAAAGGTAATTTATAA
- a CDS encoding SusC/RagA family TonB-linked outer membrane protein produces the protein MTKLKMTFIALIAMLGQFAYSQTSTVSGVVSDETGAPLPGASVVVSGTTNGSQTDFDGNFALANVPSDGTLTISYIGYQTQKVQVNGQSSINIAMEIDAQALDEVVVVGYGAQSRAAVTGAISSVKSEDLNAVPVANATEALQGRAAGVSVVNTGAPGSEPSITIRGLGTFGNNSPLFVVDGVIVGNLSGINQNDIETINVLKDASTTAVYGAQGSNGVILVTTKKGKSGKTQLSFNAHTGFQQNTQRYDVLNTEQYLQYANEAFGIVPNTPSSTSGVNTNWQDEIYTSGLIRSYDMAASGGSDTSNFRISGGYFEREGIIIETGFQRYSFRANSDFTFGKLKLGQNLSVNFNKQNPDPTGGVGDRSLLEHAIKAAPYLSVYNPNNLGGFQGPNSAGDGQDAENPVRILKHGNAINNTFALVGNIFAEYAIIDGLTFKSQVGLDYYKGTSDRFIPSYNDDSLGGTHQQAFASITKNTSAGQTIIFTNSLTYNKTIADVHNFEALLLAEKFESQGTSLNGSSRNTVSDNIDELSNEDSNLQSTSFEYNRLGFLGRLNYNYDDKYIAAVSLRRDASSKFGTNNRWGWFSSYALGWNIAKENFLVDSNVSTLKLRGSLGYSGNDRISNYLYSATLVNDFLYPIAGSNAVGTTAFGLANPDLKWEETRQLNVGLDFGFANDKFTAALEYYENQSDDLLIRVPTSTSLGINEGSQVRNVGSVETTGFELSLGYNDFEGDFKWSANLNLSTSSNEAISLGGVDELNGGTFESQQITRVTEGESLFHFFGLVTDGIYQNQAEVDAVFTANPGQTTVQPGDIRFKDLNNDGDITSEDRDIIGNPLPDFTYGLNLSADYKNWDFNMFWTGIYGRDLYNTNIYDLEGMPRLFNAGVAVLDRWTPTNPSTTVPRAGGAPQNIQLSDRFVEDGSFSRLKNLTIGYTLPNDAFGQELFSKFRIYVSGQNLITITDYSGLDPEVGNGDLFEFGIDRGAYPQPKTYLMGLQVSF, from the coding sequence ATGACTAAACTCAAAATGACATTCATTGCATTGATTGCAATGTTAGGGCAATTTGCCTACTCACAAACATCGACCGTAAGCGGTGTTGTTTCTGATGAAACCGGAGCCCCCCTTCCAGGAGCCTCAGTGGTGGTATCAGGTACGACAAACGGTTCTCAAACCGATTTTGATGGAAACTTTGCACTAGCTAATGTTCCTTCAGACGGTACTTTAACTATTAGCTACATCGGTTATCAAACACAAAAGGTGCAAGTAAATGGTCAATCATCGATCAATATAGCTATGGAAATAGATGCTCAGGCTTTAGACGAGGTTGTGGTCGTTGGTTATGGTGCTCAAAGTAGGGCTGCGGTAACCGGTGCAATATCCAGTGTTAAATCTGAAGATCTCAATGCAGTGCCGGTTGCAAATGCTACCGAAGCATTACAAGGTAGAGCTGCAGGTGTATCTGTAGTAAATACAGGCGCACCAGGTTCTGAACCTTCTATTACGATTAGAGGTCTAGGTACTTTCGGTAACAACTCACCATTATTTGTTGTTGACGGGGTTATCGTAGGTAACCTTTCCGGTATCAACCAAAACGATATTGAAACTATCAACGTACTTAAAGATGCCTCTACCACTGCAGTATATGGCGCACAAGGTTCTAACGGGGTTATTCTCGTCACTACTAAAAAAGGTAAAAGCGGTAAGACTCAATTATCGTTCAATGCCCATACTGGTTTTCAACAGAATACACAACGATATGATGTGTTGAATACCGAACAATATCTGCAATATGCTAATGAAGCTTTTGGTATCGTACCAAACACTCCATCGTCTACATCTGGTGTGAACACGAACTGGCAAGATGAAATTTATACTTCGGGACTTATTAGAAGCTACGATATGGCTGCTTCTGGTGGTAGTGATACTAGTAACTTTAGAATATCTGGTGGATATTTTGAAAGAGAAGGTATCATTATTGAAACAGGGTTTCAGAGATATTCTTTTAGAGCTAATAGCGATTTTACTTTCGGTAAATTGAAATTGGGACAGAACTTATCCGTTAATTTCAACAAACAGAACCCAGATCCAACAGGTGGTGTAGGTGATCGTTCATTGTTAGAGCATGCGATCAAAGCCGCTCCGTATTTATCAGTATACAACCCTAACAACCTAGGCGGTTTTCAAGGACCTAACAGTGCCGGTGACGGACAAGATGCCGAAAACCCTGTTAGAATATTAAAGCATGGCAATGCCATTAATAATACTTTTGCATTAGTAGGTAACATTTTTGCCGAATATGCTATCATAGATGGCCTAACATTTAAATCGCAAGTAGGTCTAGACTATTATAAAGGTACCAGCGATAGATTTATACCATCTTATAACGACGATAGCTTAGGTGGTACGCACCAACAGGCTTTTGCATCTATTACCAAAAACACTTCTGCAGGTCAGACAATAATTTTCACCAATAGTTTAACCTATAACAAAACTATAGCGGATGTTCATAATTTTGAGGCTTTATTATTAGCTGAAAAATTTGAAAGTCAGGGTACTAGTTTAAACGGAAGCAGTAGAAATACAGTCTCCGATAATATAGATGAACTATCTAATGAAGATTCTAATTTACAAAGTACATCGTTCGAGTATAACAGATTGGGTTTCTTAGGAAGGTTAAACTACAACTATGATGACAAATACATCGCGGCGGTATCTTTAAGACGTGATGCTTCTTCTAAATTCGGTACCAACAACCGTTGGGGCTGGTTTTCTTCTTATGCATTAGGTTGGAACATTGCCAAAGAAAATTTCTTGGTTGATTCTAACGTAAGTACCTTGAAATTAAGAGGTAGTTTAGGGTATTCTGGAAATGATAGAATCTCTAACTATTTATATAGTGCAACATTGGTCAATGATTTCCTTTACCCGATCGCCGGTTCTAATGCCGTTGGTACTACTGCATTCGGTTTGGCAAATCCTGACTTAAAATGGGAGGAAACAAGACAATTGAATGTTGGTCTTGATTTTGGGTTTGCAAACGATAAATTCACAGCTGCCCTTGAATACTACGAAAACCAAAGTGATGATTTATTAATTAGGGTACCTACTTCTACCTCTTTAGGTATTAACGAAGGTAGCCAAGTTAGAAACGTAGGTTCCGTAGAAACAACTGGTTTTGAATTAAGCTTAGGCTACAATGATTTCGAAGGAGATTTTAAATGGTCCGCTAATTTAAACTTATCTACAAGTTCAAACGAAGCTATTTCTTTGGGTGGTGTTGATGAACTAAATGGAGGAACCTTTGAATCACAACAAATTACAAGAGTTACCGAAGGCGAATCGTTATTTCACTTTTTCGGATTAGTTACCGATGGTATCTATCAAAATCAAGCTGAAGTAGACGCGGTGTTTACAGCGAATCCTGGTCAAACTACGGTACAGCCTGGTGATATTAGATTTAAGGATTTAAACAATGATGGCGACATTACTTCTGAAGATAGAGATATCATCGGTAATCCGTTACCAGATTTTACGTATGGTCTAAACCTAAGTGCAGATTACAAAAACTGGGATTTCAATATGTTCTGGACAGGTATCTATGGTAGAGATCTTTACAATACCAATATCTATGATTTAGAAGGTATGCCTAGATTATTCAACGCAGGTGTTGCCGTATTGGATAGGTGGACACCAACTAACCCGTCCACTACAGTACCAAGAGCTGGTGGAGCGCCACAGAACATTCAATTATCCGATCGTTTTGTAGAAGATGGTTCTTTCTCTAGACTTAAAAACCTAACTATTGGGTACACACTACCAAATGATGCTTTTGGTCAAGAACTATTCTCTAAATTCAGAATATATGTTAGTGGCCAGAACTTGATTACCATTACAGATTACTCTGGTTTAGATCCTGAAGTAGGTAATGGCGATTTATTCGAATTTGGTATCGATAGAGGTGCCTACCCTCAGCCTAAGACCTATTTAATGGGGTTACAAGTATCATTTTAA
- a CDS encoding VCBS repeat-containing protein has translation MKNSFALSLIILFTISSCNTKKSETLFKQLPSVTTGITFNNTIVETDSFNIITEEYLFNGGGVAVGDFDNNGLPDLFFTGNQVTNKLYLNSGNFKFTDVSASANIEAKNKWNTAVAVVDINADGWLDIYVCSAMENPIERKANLLFINNGLNDKGELNFEERAKEYGIADTGNAMGATFFDYDKDGYLDLYIVNNEEAHNQPNTYRKKIEDGTAISNDRLYHNNGDGSFTDKTLAAGIRFEGYGLSVAISDLNYDGWPDIYVTNDYLTNDLLYINNQDGTFTNDIKHHIKHQSKFSMGSDISDFNNDGYLDILTLDMLGETNERMKTNNASNNYMNYLFNERFGFEYQYSRNMLQLGNGSSTPFSEIGMLAGISKTDWSWSPLFADIDNDGNKDLLITNGFPRDITDMDFGEFRLEMSQFLDEIKMLDSIPIVKVTNYAYKNNADLTFDNVSEDWGLKIPSFSNGAAFVDLDNDGDLDYVVNNINDEAFVFENTIQKTNSIQLKLNGPKNNSQGIGTKIKVSLTNGEFQFYEHHLTRGYMSSVDPKIHFGLGPAKVKAITVLWPDGKLQEIMNLTEDTLVEIDYADTKASPDVAIGFPFMKESSKKLFSEISDSLGVKYVHEEYDINDYSIQRTLPHKLSQNGPSIVTGDINGNGYQDFIIGSSSRYSPIIFEQQSNGTFTNRPLFKEIADKMREEEDLVLFDLENDGDLDLYLVGGSYEFSGDLSRYNNQLYINDGKGNFSLSINKSPLVTSNGSVAITADFNNDGYQDLFVGGRTPAGKFPLSDDSYLLQNQNGTLVDVTQSLLPEIDNLGMITDAVWTDVDKDGLLDLIVVGELTEIFLFRNTNDGFVKQEIPDFKGLYGWWESILVADFDNDGDDDLVVGNVGRNNFFQPTKEKPVNLIAKDFDANGSIDPVLFTYLLNKEGDYKSYPANFWGDLSKQSPLFRSKFNFYKDFSKATKENMFTSKELEGVMQLTGNYDRSIYIENLGDLKFKISELPIEAQFAPINDMLAGDFDFDGLKDMILVGNDYGNEIFIGRLDALNGVFLKGDGKGSFKIIPTEKSGFLATEDAKNITTIKNSNNKNLFLVTQNKGNLLIFNQNNK, from the coding sequence ATGAAAAACTCATTTGCGCTTTCCTTAATTATACTTTTTACAATATCTTCTTGTAATACCAAAAAGTCAGAAACACTTTTTAAGCAATTACCTTCAGTAACAACAGGTATTACGTTTAATAATACAATCGTAGAAACAGATAGTTTTAATATCATTACCGAAGAATACCTTTTTAACGGTGGTGGCGTAGCTGTAGGAGATTTTGATAATAATGGGCTACCTGATCTATTTTTTACAGGTAATCAAGTAACAAATAAACTCTATTTAAATTCCGGAAACTTTAAATTTACCGATGTGTCTGCTAGCGCGAATATAGAGGCGAAAAACAAATGGAATACCGCTGTAGCCGTCGTAGATATTAATGCTGATGGTTGGTTAGATATCTATGTGTGTTCTGCAATGGAGAATCCAATAGAAAGAAAGGCAAACCTACTTTTTATTAATAATGGGCTTAATGATAAGGGCGAACTAAATTTTGAAGAACGTGCTAAAGAATATGGAATAGCAGATACTGGTAATGCCATGGGAGCGACATTTTTTGATTATGATAAAGATGGCTATTTAGACCTATACATAGTAAATAATGAAGAGGCCCATAATCAACCAAACACCTATAGAAAAAAAATTGAAGATGGAACGGCAATAAGTAACGACAGATTATATCATAATAATGGCGATGGCAGTTTTACAGACAAAACTTTAGCTGCAGGTATTCGTTTTGAAGGTTATGGTTTAAGTGTCGCAATTTCTGATTTAAATTATGATGGTTGGCCAGATATTTATGTAACTAATGATTATTTAACCAACGATTTATTATATATAAACAATCAAGACGGTACGTTTACAAATGATATAAAACATCATATAAAGCATCAAAGTAAGTTTAGTATGGGGTCAGATATTTCAGACTTCAATAATGATGGCTACTTAGATATCTTAACATTAGATATGCTTGGCGAAACTAATGAGCGTATGAAAACCAACAACGCTAGTAATAATTACATGAACTACCTTTTCAACGAGCGGTTTGGGTTTGAATATCAATATAGTAGAAATATGTTACAATTGGGGAATGGTTCTTCAACCCCTTTTAGCGAGATCGGGATGCTTGCAGGAATTTCAAAAACAGATTGGAGTTGGTCGCCTTTATTTGCCGATATTGATAATGATGGTAATAAAGATTTACTTATAACAAATGGTTTTCCAAGAGACATTACGGATATGGATTTTGGAGAATTTAGATTAGAGATGTCGCAGTTTCTCGATGAGATAAAAATGCTAGACTCCATTCCTATTGTTAAAGTCACTAATTATGCATATAAAAATAATGCAGATTTAACCTTTGATAATGTAAGTGAAGATTGGGGTCTTAAAATACCATCATTTTCAAATGGTGCCGCATTTGTAGATTTAGATAATGATGGTGATTTAGATTATGTAGTTAATAATATAAATGATGAAGCATTTGTTTTTGAAAATACAATTCAAAAAACAAATAGTATTCAACTAAAGCTAAATGGACCTAAAAATAATTCTCAAGGTATTGGAACAAAAATTAAAGTTTCACTTACCAATGGTGAATTTCAATTTTACGAACATCATTTAACACGCGGATATATGTCTTCTGTAGATCCTAAAATTCACTTTGGTTTAGGTCCAGCCAAAGTTAAGGCAATAACTGTATTATGGCCCGATGGTAAATTGCAGGAGATTATGAACCTGACTGAAGATACCTTAGTTGAGATTGATTATGCTGATACAAAAGCTAGTCCAGATGTAGCTATAGGATTTCCATTTATGAAAGAGAGTTCTAAAAAACTATTCAGTGAAATTAGTGATAGCCTTGGTGTTAAATATGTGCATGAAGAATATGATATCAATGATTATAGTATTCAACGAACTTTGCCGCATAAATTATCTCAAAATGGACCAAGTATAGTTACAGGAGATATTAATGGTAATGGTTATCAAGATTTTATAATAGGAAGTTCTTCCCGTTATTCCCCAATTATTTTTGAACAACAAAGCAATGGTACTTTTACGAATAGACCTCTCTTTAAAGAGATTGCAGATAAAATGAGAGAAGAAGAGGATCTGGTATTGTTTGATTTAGAAAATGATGGAGATTTAGACTTGTATCTAGTTGGTGGCAGTTATGAGTTTTCTGGAGATTTGAGTAGGTATAATAATCAATTATATATAAATGACGGAAAAGGTAATTTTAGCTTGTCGATCAATAAATCTCCATTAGTTACCAGTAATGGCTCTGTGGCAATAACTGCCGATTTTAATAATGATGGTTATCAAGATTTATTTGTTGGAGGAAGAACTCCTGCGGGTAAGTTTCCACTTTCGGATGATAGTTATCTTTTGCAAAACCAAAACGGAACTTTAGTTGATGTTACGCAAAGCCTACTGCCCGAAATTGATAACTTAGGTATGATAACCGATGCAGTTTGGACCGACGTAGATAAAGATGGGTTACTAGATTTAATAGTTGTTGGAGAATTAACTGAAATATTTCTATTTAGGAATACAAACGACGGATTTGTAAAACAGGAAATCCCTGATTTCAAAGGTTTGTATGGTTGGTGGGAGAGCATACTGGTCGCTGACTTTGACAACGATGGTGATGATGATTTGGTAGTTGGTAATGTGGGTAGAAATAACTTCTTTCAGCCTACAAAAGAAAAGCCGGTTAATTTAATAGCCAAAGACTTTGATGCAAATGGTAGTATAGACCCTGTTTTATTTACATACTTATTAAATAAAGAGGGTGACTATAAATCATACCCAGCAAACTTTTGGGGAGATTTATCAAAGCAAAGTCCATTGTTTAGGTCAAAATTTAATTTTTATAAAGATTTTTCAAAAGCTACAAAAGAAAACATGTTTACTTCAAAAGAACTTGAAGGGGTTATGCAATTAACAGGCAACTATGATAGGAGTATTTATATTGAAAATTTAGGTGATTTAAAATTTAAAATATCCGAGCTACCTATTGAGGCACAATTTGCTCCAATAAATGATATGTTAGCTGGAGACTTTGATTTCGACGGTTTAAAAGATATGATACTGGTAGGAAATGATTATGGAAATGAAATTTTTATTGGACGTTTAGACGCCTTAAATGGAGTGTTTTTAAAAGGTGACGGAAAGGGAAGTTTTAAAATTATTCCAACTGAAAAGAGTGGGTTTTTAGCTACTGAGGATGCAAAAAATATTACTACAATAAAAAACAGCAATAATAAAAATCTATTTCTAGTGACTCAAAATAAAGGAAATCTCTTGATTTTCAATCAGAATAATAAATAA
- a CDS encoding L-rhamnose/proton symporter RhaT, with product MGALLGLILHAIGGFAAGSFYIPFKLIKKWSWETSWFVLGIAAWLIAPILMAWFTVPNLFDVLFAADFETKLYTFVFGVLWGIGALTFGLSMRYLGIGLGMAVVLGFTAAFGTLIPPIYSGTFFQLLETPGGIMVLIGVLVTLFGIAIAGKAGILKEKNLNIEQQQAAVAEFNLSKGIVIAIISGILSACFAFGLAAGKPIADEALKVGVQNIFQNNPVIVWILWGGLLTNIVWTVVLGIKNKTFGQLTDENIPNKPKNYLLAIAGGVTWYFQFFFYGMGTTFLGEKYEFASWSLHMAFIIIFSTLWGVYFKEWEGVSKKTMRTLWLGLSVIILSTLLIGIGNSL from the coding sequence ATGGGCGCATTACTAGGTTTAATTTTACATGCAATTGGTGGTTTTGCCGCAGGTAGTTTTTACATTCCTTTTAAATTAATAAAAAAGTGGAGTTGGGAAACTTCTTGGTTTGTATTAGGTATTGCTGCATGGCTAATAGCACCAATACTAATGGCTTGGTTTACTGTCCCAAATTTATTTGATGTTTTGTTTGCTGCAGATTTTGAAACTAAACTTTACACCTTCGTTTTTGGAGTTCTTTGGGGTATTGGAGCATTAACCTTTGGTTTATCTATGCGTTATTTAGGCATAGGCTTAGGTATGGCCGTTGTCTTAGGCTTCACCGCAGCATTTGGCACATTAATACCACCAATCTATTCTGGTACATTTTTTCAGTTATTAGAAACACCCGGCGGTATTATGGTATTGATAGGGGTATTAGTAACACTTTTCGGCATTGCAATTGCGGGAAAAGCCGGAATTTTAAAAGAGAAAAATTTAAATATAGAACAACAACAGGCTGCTGTTGCAGAATTCAATCTTTCTAAAGGTATTGTCATTGCTATCATCTCAGGTATTTTGAGTGCTTGTTTTGCTTTTGGTCTCGCCGCAGGCAAACCAATTGCAGATGAGGCTTTAAAAGTCGGAGTCCAGAATATATTTCAAAACAATCCTGTTATTGTCTGGATCCTTTGGGGTGGTTTATTAACTAATATCGTTTGGACAGTTGTTTTAGGTATTAAGAATAAAACTTTTGGTCAACTTACAGACGAAAATATACCTAACAAACCCAAAAACTATTTGCTAGCTATAGCTGGTGGTGTTACTTGGTATTTTCAGTTTTTCTTCTATGGTATGGGCACTACATTTTTAGGCGAAAAATATGAATTTGCAAGTTGGTCTTTACACATGGCATTCATCATCATTTTCAGCACACTTTGGGGGGTTTATTTCAAAGAGTGGGAAGGTGTCTCTAAAAAAACCATGCGTACTTTATGGCTCGGCCTTTCTGTAATCATTTTATCCACACTATTAATTGGTATAGGAAACAGCCTATAA